A window of the Lepus europaeus isolate LE1 chromosome 5, mLepTim1.pri, whole genome shotgun sequence genome harbors these coding sequences:
- the CCDC190 gene encoding coiled-coil domain-containing protein 190 isoform X2 has translation MKRVERHVVKGARDKHFDLERKSAKQAEARLSQRLRSLEEICLYHMKSLTREQRQLQKELQRLQQAEIIKKKLSSYFGNGIQKRPEDILKSSQGKQQLRVPQTDHVGPLATNTAPETYSTRPQRPPSHPTGLKDSMRNKEQQSQNDRTACLTEEMPQAQGKDSIKAPKGGDPNKGISALCHHQAVSTNSSEKGPSSSPASDSGVAPVDENRSQDANLKPGMNAGIQIPPHFTEDARESTKQTFLELLAKVKNAHYLRHRVPPESERLLSIAEIFGHGESPPRREREESEKQAPSNPFSSYLTQADNDT, from the exons ATGAAGAGGGTGGAGAGGCACGTGGTCAAAGGAGCGCGGGACAAACACTTTGATTTGGAGAGGAAGAGTGCcaagcaggctgaagccagactcAGCCAGAGACTGCGGAGCCTGGAGGAGATCTGCCTCTACCACATGAAATCGCTGACCCGGGAGCAGAGACAGCTCCAGAAAGAGCTTCAGAGGTTGCAGCAAG CAGAGATCATCAAGAAAAAGCTCTCCTCCTATTTTGGGAATGGAATTCAGAAGAGACCAGAAGACATCCTCAAGTCCTcacagggaaagcagcagctcaGAGTCCCACAGACTGATCATGTTGG ACCACTGGCAACCAACACAGCCCCAGAAACAtacagcaccaggccccagagGCCTCCTTCTCATCCCACTGGTCTCAAGGACTCCATGAGGAACAAGGAGCAGCAATCTCAGAATGACAGAACTGCCTGCCTCACGGAGGAGATGCCACAAGCCCAAGGGAAGGACTCCATAAAGGCACCCAAGGGCGGAGACCCCAACAAAGGCATCTCTGCTCTATGTCACCATCAAGCTGTTTCCACCAACTCCTCAGAAAAAGGCCCCAGTTCCAGCCCTGCTAGTGATAGCGGAGTGGCACCTGTTGACGAGAACAGATCCCAGgatgccaatctaaagccaggcaTGAATGCTGGGATCCAAATTCCCCCACATTTCACAGAAGATGCAAGAGAGTCCACAAAGCAGACCTTCTTAGAGTTGCTCGCAAAGGTCAAAAATGCCCACTATCTCCGGCATAGGGTGCCCCCTGAGTCTGAGAGGTTGCTTAGTATTGCAGAGATATTTGGACATGGGGAGTCCCCACCGCGCAGGGAAAGAGAAGAGTCTGAAAAGCAGGCGCCATCTAATCCCTTCTCCAGCTATTTAACACAGGCTGACAATGACACATAG
- the CCDC190 gene encoding coiled-coil domain-containing protein 190 isoform X1, translating into MKRVERHVVKGARDKHFDLERKSAKQAEARLSQRLRSLEEICLYHMKSLTREQRQLQKELQRLQQEIIKKKLSSYFGNGIQKRPEDILKSSQGKQQLRVPQTDHVGPLATNTAPETYSTRPQRPPSHPTGLKDSMRNKEQQSQNDRTACLTEEMPQAQGKDSIKAPKGGDPNKGISALCHHQAVSTNSSEKGPSSSPASDSGVAPVDENRSQDANLKPGMNAGIQIPPHFTEDARESTKQTFLELLAKVKNAHYLRHRVPPESERLLSIAEIFGHGESPPRREREESEKQAPSNPFSSYLTQADNDT; encoded by the exons ATGAAGAGGGTGGAGAGGCACGTGGTCAAAGGAGCGCGGGACAAACACTTTGATTTGGAGAGGAAGAGTGCcaagcaggctgaagccagactcAGCCAGAGACTGCGGAGCCTGGAGGAGATCTGCCTCTACCACATGAAATCGCTGACCCGGGAGCAGAGACAGCTCCAGAAAGAGCTTCAGAGGTTGCAGCAAG AGATCATCAAGAAAAAGCTCTCCTCCTATTTTGGGAATGGAATTCAGAAGAGACCAGAAGACATCCTCAAGTCCTcacagggaaagcagcagctcaGAGTCCCACAGACTGATCATGTTGG ACCACTGGCAACCAACACAGCCCCAGAAACAtacagcaccaggccccagagGCCTCCTTCTCATCCCACTGGTCTCAAGGACTCCATGAGGAACAAGGAGCAGCAATCTCAGAATGACAGAACTGCCTGCCTCACGGAGGAGATGCCACAAGCCCAAGGGAAGGACTCCATAAAGGCACCCAAGGGCGGAGACCCCAACAAAGGCATCTCTGCTCTATGTCACCATCAAGCTGTTTCCACCAACTCCTCAGAAAAAGGCCCCAGTTCCAGCCCTGCTAGTGATAGCGGAGTGGCACCTGTTGACGAGAACAGATCCCAGgatgccaatctaaagccaggcaTGAATGCTGGGATCCAAATTCCCCCACATTTCACAGAAGATGCAAGAGAGTCCACAAAGCAGACCTTCTTAGAGTTGCTCGCAAAGGTCAAAAATGCCCACTATCTCCGGCATAGGGTGCCCCCTGAGTCTGAGAGGTTGCTTAGTATTGCAGAGATATTTGGACATGGGGAGTCCCCACCGCGCAGGGAAAGAGAAGAGTCTGAAAAGCAGGCGCCATCTAATCCCTTCTCCAGCTATTTAACACAGGCTGACAATGACACATAG